ATTCCGGTGGTCGGATCAAGGCCATAGGTTATCGGGATCATCAGGGCTACTGCGGTAATTGGGCCCAGCCCAGGCAACATACCGATAAAGGAGCCGGCAAAGCATCCCATGAGAACCATGGCAATATTGATGGGAATCAGCGTTGTGGTGATTCCTGTCATCATTCCTGTCAGCATGCCGTCCCACATCAGAGAACCCCCAGTTGGTAGAAGATTTCACCCGGAGCAATATACACTCCAAGCAGCAGAGACATGATACACCAGAGAGCCAGAACAAGGGGGATTGCTGAAAAGAGCATAAGCCTGATCCGTGTTTCTCCAAGAATTCGAAAACCGCAGAGCAGGAAAAGAATGGAGGAAAGGATGAATCCCAGCCATTTCATGATCAGCCCGAAAACAAGCATCAGGACAACAAGGAGTATGGCGGTGGACCAGTCCATCCCTTTTGTGGCTTCGCCAAGACTCGCCTTGCCTTCCGGATCAACAGTCGGCAGGATAATAATGGCAAGGGACAGGACAATACCGGCAACAGCCAGGGCGTAGGGCATGGTCCGTGCTGTGAACACCTCCTGTTCCGAGAGAAAGGAAAGGGGGATTTTTGTAGCAAGCAGTCCATAAGCCACCGAAAAGAGCAATATGACCAGTGCGCCTGTTTTTTCCCGTGTCATCAGTAAACTCCTGTAAGGGAAGGGGCCGGAAAATGAATACTGAGAGACATTTTCCGGTTTTTTCTGGAGAAGTGTTGATGCTTATTTCAGAAATCCGAGTTTGCGCATCATATTGCCCAGTGCCTTTTCCTGGTTTTCCAGGAAGGTGTAAAATTCATCTCCGGGCTGATACAGGTTCTGCCAGCCACGTTTGCTGCGAATTTCCTCCCACTGGGGAGTATCATACATCTTTTTCAGGACAGCCCTGTACGCTTCCGCCTTGTCTTTCGGTAGATTGGGGACTGCAAAAAATCCACGCCAGTTGGCAAAGGTCACATCATAGCCGAGCTCTTTGACCGTCGGGACTTCTGGAGCCTGGGTCAGTCGTTTGTTGGAAGTTACTGCCAGGATTTTCACCTCACCCTGTTTGGCCAGTCCAAGGGCTTCGCCAAAACCGGTGGAGAGTACCTGAACATCTCCGGAAAGAAGCCCGGCCATTGCTTTCCCTCCTGCATCATATGGAATATATTTTACTTTCAGCGGATCACCACCGGCAGCCTGAAACACCATGGCGGGAACAAGATGGTCCATACTTCCCTTCACTGAGCCTCCGGCGATTTTCA
The DNA window shown above is from Desulfomarina profundi and carries:
- a CDS encoding tripartite tricarboxylate transporter TctB family protein, which codes for MTREKTGALVILLFSVAYGLLATKIPLSFLSEQEVFTARTMPYALAVAGIVLSLAIIILPTVDPEGKASLGEATKGMDWSTAILLVVLMLVFGLIMKWLGFILSSILFLLCGFRILGETRIRLMLFSAIPLVLALWCIMSLLLGVYIAPGEIFYQLGVL
- a CDS encoding tripartite tricarboxylate transporter substrate binding protein, with product MKHRIRKATGFTTILFSLALAVTLLVSPLSATEVKKIHFLIPGGAGGGWDGTARGVGKALLDAGLIEQASFENMSGGGGGKALNHLISTAERQQGTLLVNSTPIIIRSLTGVFPQSFRDLTPIASVIADYAAFVVPKNSKYTSFTQIVADFKKNPRSVKIAGGSVKGSMDHLVPAMVFQAAGGDPLKVKYIPYDAGGKAMAGLLSGDVQVLSTGFGEALGLAKQGEVKILAVTSNKRLTQAPEVPTVKELGYDVTFANWRGFFAVPNLPKDKAEAYRAVLKKMYDTPQWEEIRSKRGWQNLYQPGDEFYTFLENQEKALGNMMRKLGFLK